The following is a genomic window from Malus sylvestris chromosome 12, drMalSylv7.2, whole genome shotgun sequence.
AGCTTAGCTGCTTCTTTGGAGAGAGATTGTCCTCGAGAGAGGAATTCGAGCGCTCCGCTCTTGTCCCGGGAAGAGATGGCCTCAACGAAGCAAGCTAACCTCTGAGAAGCATTTCCGGCATACATGCGCCACGATTTACGTACTGACCTGCGAATGCATTATTTCCATTTCAGCTTACATAATTTGCACATCAATGATTATTCACTTGAAGGCACAATCCTACTATTTGCAGTATGGCTAGAATGTGATCTAGCTAGAATGAGTAGTTCTTGTTGTCTCAGTGTGGTGTTTTATTCGATTTCTACATCTTTAGCCAAACAGATCTTTTTAGGCTCCACCAGCCAAAGGGTCAGCACAGAACACAACAGTACCTGAGCCGTGGCAAATCGATTAATCTTggaccaaattaaataaatttaaacaaccccaaaatttaatttgtagccCAAAAAACCAGAGGAACAGTAATCCTGACATTTGATGAGTACATATATGAAAAATGTACCTGAAGATTGAAACTTTCATCAAATAAATCACAAAAAAGCATAAAATTAGAGAAACCCAAAATTATAAATTGCATAAAATTAGATCATCCATTTCAGTCATGCGTAAATACACCATCACACATAACAAATTTGCCTATATGACGGTGATACACAATGTAATTGTTCACATTCAAACCACACACAAAGCACTTATAGCTCCCAAGTATACCTGTATCACATTATGATGTTTGCTTGTTGACTTTGCCCCTGGAGTCCTGACTAATGTGATCTCCTTCAGTAGTGCATGAGCTTTTTTCTCCAAAGTTGCTTCCTTAAACATCCatctttccttaaaaaaaaaaaaaaaaaacccaaaacataTCATATTAAGCATCAACTCTATTAATACTTACTAAAGAAATTGGTCACAACATGTTTCACATACATCAGTTCTAAACCTAAAAGGCTTCAGATTTGTAGGCTTTGGTTTCCTATACTTCTCCCTATAAGCATTGTTGGCAACAGATGTGGAGTTTTCTTTCTAAATCTTATCTGCTTGATTGACCTGCATTATTGTTTAACAGGCATACAAAACCGTAAGGGTGAAATGACCAAACATAAACACTATATAGATACGTTATTCTCATATACTTTGTAGCCTTCTTCAAGGCCTGGAATTATACAACTATTTTTTTTCCACTAATAGCTCTTATTTACATCTTTACTGGATTTGCATCACTTCttttatattaataaaattagagGATTGCACATGCTTCTTTTCgccaaaacaatttttttttcaattattctAGTTCCTTGTGGTTGAATCTTCAGATTTCGAAAACGGAGAGTTTTGAAAAACCTCAGAGCCAGCACCAATGAGCTTAAACATAATAGATGAGAGTTAAGCTACTTCACCACTTCCATAAGTCCACGTCTCGACCTAAGCCTAGACATCCCAACATTGCTTAGATAGGTGTTCCATCTTGACCTGCAAGATTTACACGGAATTGCAAAATTGGAAGAGGTTTAAGCATGAAAGCAGATTGTAAAACGCAAAACTTTATAGCAGCAAATTGGGTTGCAAGCGAGCACGAACCATCATGAGTTAAAAGTGGGTCGCAAAATTGGCAAGAGATAAACTTGTTTCCTGAAACGTAGCTATGAGCGACGGCGATCAATCTCTCCATTTTTTACACAATTAAACTTGAATCTGTGCATAACCAAGGTTTGGAATCCTACTGAAATCAGGAATAGGCCCTTGTAAGTTGCAGTTCCTCAAACTCCtgaaagaaacaacaaaaacacaaagatATTCAATCTTGACATGATTGGTTGTGTTAAATATTAAGAGCTACTTCTCGATTGTCATTCCAAACAACTAGCACCATCACCTAATGTGATATAACATCATATAGAATTATACTAGTTTGGTGGAACTTTTgcttacatccagttgtgatttcccTGAGTAGAGAAACCACGACTTCTTTGATTAACAATAGAGTTACAGTATTTTTGCAAACCCTAGAACTAATCCCTCTCTTTCAcgcggctctctctctctctttccaggGGCTGTCTCTAGCTTCACACTTTCCATAGCCTTGCCACACCCTATTTTTAAGTATAGGGTGGTTTACATGCCTATTTTATGATTAGTTTCTTATgctaaaagattaaaaaaaaaatttaaaccctATTTTTAAGTATAGGGTGGTTTACATGCCTATTTTATGATTAGTTTCTTATgctaaaagattaaaaaaaaacatttaaaaatgcCGGTGATTAGATGTTGAGTTTGTTAGACCAAGTGGGTGGGTAGATCATGCTCCCGCGACTTCAGGAAGTTGTGCTCACTGCAAACTCTTATCCATGCAGAGTTAGCTTAGGTTACAACTCTTTTAAGTGTTTGTTGTTTCTGGGATAAGTTTCCTTTGTACAGTTTGTgtgatttttgaattttgaatagcCTTGTAAATAGGGATTGCTTTCCCTGATGTAATCTGAAATGGAGTATAAATACATGCAGCCTCTCTTTGAAAGGTTAAGCTTCTAGTCTAAATATAATATACAAGTTGCTCCATGAGAGCATAGATAATGTAtgtattccttctcctccaaacCAGCCTTTCCTCTCAACCCTTCATGCATGCTCATCAGTCATCGGGTTGTACGGAAAACCAAC
Proteins encoded in this region:
- the LOC126591922 gene encoding uncharacterized protein LOC126591922 isoform X1 codes for the protein MSRLRWRHGLMEVVNQADKIQKENSTYVASNAHGEKYRKPKPTNLMPFRFRTDERWMFKEATLEKKAHALLKEITLVRTPGAKSTSKHHNVIQVYLGAISALCVV